In Triticum aestivum cultivar Chinese Spring chromosome 5B, IWGSC CS RefSeq v2.1, whole genome shotgun sequence, the following proteins share a genomic window:
- the LOC123113099 gene encoding uncharacterized protein isoform X1, whose translation MKLRGSRVKQADSGSPGERDLCFYSKSFDGKRHTTEHCNNDVSFSELEGTFSAPVRKKRGTRAPPSSRCLRGKKDDNVMSSDDAITEEGHAASPSSRKAKEQDHGEIAVGSSADPTGQSISVNEARENSRALKNTSNVQTTAVKKTTAEDKTSRAIMDDVFNAETDSTSSDDESTEEVEDVKVCDICGDVGDEVKLAVCNRCNDGAEHTYCMRVMMEKVPDGDWFCEECQTEVEFEKEKLEKPQVKLVTSKEESVQGKISKPFNDANSRSPCENEVEDETVGRKERNEANQGIDMVEDAKIPPVAKQNIPEPGGLSMESYSRKGIPLLCESSFRLDMEKGKQPTPQVPTLLGSNASKNQAPPLTGQLSKSTSFNNSKVPKVKQLVNEVPQKTKTLKDQLSCSMRKEGPTSFSTKSASFKKPKTCEPANKAKSSIIPPSEELSVMNLPVSRNVSNDRGTSILGCPSITGPLAFPVQSKAESAAQRLTTGNNMYGTSNSGHFTQFCGVDKLGLSAMKPLSERNLKDASAKKNKTSEATEKATSRSADQSDRILKCGPYHDTVYRPKDTSSGRSVPSSSTISSDLMDKSSRCFSPVDNTIVSTVPELDYIWQGDFELWRTGRSPELCDGFQAHLSCSASPKVLEVAKKFPSRVQLEELPRRNSWPTQFQQNGPTYENIGVFFFARDAQSYEHHYSKLVQNMLINDLALRGNIETAELIIFPSNILSKNSQRWNMFYFLWGVFKVKRGDHWNLPLDVPISKCEPNLNEDPMTVDPHTSVLSSSRSSSEDQNNGTDPACYLVKPATSADHQCLQTSEANRQGCSNGDNSTAPAGKHKIIAYPDSQKKMCDGGNVVEPIFDVNTMPVTCSISSIGKQDNQNRAINLNNAESLMDVDHANSIDLNSGTVDLVSHASRSAQKRNVDMADWIDGANGSVDKKIKLDNVSSTVESSLSGKIRDGRLSSKVHPLAALPVHDCTDNKTMPGISKSNGKCTFPLDLNVVDDADIDMEDDAATGNSITVLSEDLPEQNTQDLKPALGDNISSRKPMVEEKLNKGDTPPTDMSGALSLSLAFPVSKEQ comes from the exons ATGAAGTTAAGAGGATCGAGAGTAAAGCAGGCCGACTCTGGTTCACCAGGTGAGAGGGACCTATGCTTTTATTCTAAGTCATTCGATGGAAAGAGGCACACCACAGAACATTGCAATAATGATGTTTCATTTTCTGAGCTTGAAGGGACCTTCAGTGCGCCTGTTAGGAAGAAAAGAGGGACAAGAGCACCTCCATCTTCTAGATGTTTACGTGGTAAAAAGGATGATAATGTCATGAGCAGTGACGACGCTATTACAGAAGAAGGCCATGCTG CCTCTCCTTCAAGCAGGAAGGCAAAAGAACAAGATCACGGAGAGATAGCTGTTGGAAGCTCAGCTG ATCCCACAGGCCAGAGTATCTCTGTAAACGAAGCACGTGAaaactcgagggcattgaaaaatACTTCTAATGTGCAAACAACTGCTGTTAAGAAGACTACTGCTGAGGATAAAACTTCTCGAGCAATCATGGATGAT GTTTTTAATGCAGAAACGGATTCCACGTCTTCAGATGATGAGAGTACCGAAGAAGTTGAGGAT GTGAAAGTTTGTGACATATGTGGAGATGTTggtgatgaggtgaagcttgctgtTTGCAATAGATGCAACGATGGTGCTGAGCATAC TTATTGTATGCGGGTAATGATGGAAAAGGTTCCGGATGGTGATTGGTTTTGTGAAGAGTGCCAAACTGAAGTAGAATTTGAAAAGGAGAAGTTAGAAAAACCTCAGGTGAAGCTTGTCACTTCAAAGGAAGAATCTGTTCAAGGGAAAATTAGTAAACCTTTCAATGATGCAAACAGCAGAAGTCCTTGTGAGAATGAAGTGGAGGATGAAACTGTTGGCAGAAAAGAACGGAATGAAGCAAATCAAGGCATTGATATGGTTGAAGATGCAAAGATTCCGCCTGTGGCTAAACAAAATATTCCTGAACCTGGTGGTTTATCAATGGAGTCTTACTCCAGAAAAGGAATACCTCTGCTATGCGAGAGCTCATTCAGGTTGGATATGGAGAAAGGAAAGCAACCTACTCCCCAAGTGCCAACCTTACTGGGGTCTAATGCTAGCAAGAATCAGGCACCACCACTTACTG GTCAACTCTCCAAGTCCACTTCTTTCAACAACTCTAAGGTGCCCAAGGTGAAGCAACTAGTGAATGAAGTTCCTCAGAAGACCAAAACTTTGAAAGATCAGTTGTCCTGTAGTATGAGAAAAGAGGGGCCAACGAGCTTTTCAACCAAGTCAGCATCATTCAAAAAGCCCAAAACTTGTGAGCCAGCAAATAAGGCAAAGTCTTCCATCATACCACCTTCTGAGGAGCTAAGTGTGATGAATTTACCAGTGAGCCGAAATGTAAGTAATGATAGAGGCACTTCTATATTAGGATGCCCCTCAATTACTGGACCACTGGCTTTTCCAGTTCAATCAAAAGCCGAATCTGCAGCTCAGCGCCTCACTACAGGAAATAACATGTATGGCACTAGCAATTCAGGCCATTTTACCCAATTTTGTGGTGTTGATAAATTAGGTTTGTCTGCAATGAAACCTCTGAGTGAGCGAAACTTGAAGGATGCCTCTGCCAAAAAGAATAAAACGTCTGAAGCTACTGAGAAAGCTACTTCCAGATCAGCAGATCAATCTGATCGCATCCTCAAATGTGGTCCTTATCATGACACAGTATACAGGCCTAAAGATACGTCATCTGGAAGATCTGTTCCCAGCAGTTCTACCATATCAAGTGATCTGATGGACAAATCGAGTCGATGCTTTTCACCTGTTGATAACACAATAGTTTCAACCGTTCCAGAGTTGGATTATATTTGGCA GGGTGATTTTGAGCTGTGGAGGACTGGACGATCACCTGAGCTATGTGATGGTTTTCAAGCTCACTTATCATGTTCTGCTTCACCAAAAGTGCTGGAAGTAGCAAAGAAATTCCCTTCCAGAGTCCAGCTTGAAGAACTACCCCGTCGAAACTCATGGCCCACGCAGTTTCAACAAAATGGGCCCACATATGAGAATattggtgttttcttctttgcTAGAGATGCTCAGAG CTATGAACATCATTACAGTAAATTGGTTCAGAATATGCTAATCAATGATTTGGCACTCAGAGGAAATATCGAAACAGCCGAATTAATTATATTCCCTTCTAACATCCTATCAAAGAACTCTCAAA GGTGGAACATGTTTTATTTTCTATGGGGTGTATTTAAAGTGAAAAGAGGAGATCACTGGAACCTTCCACTTGATGTACCAATAAGTAAATGTGAACCTAATTTGAACGAGGATCCCATGACCGTGGATCCGCATACCTCTGTTTTGTCATCAAGCCGTTCATCGTCTGAAGACCAAAATAATGGCACTGATCCAGCCTGCTATTTGGTTAAGCCAGCTACTTCTGCAGACCATCAATGTCTGCAAACTTCGGAAGCTAATCGTCAGGGATGTTCAAATGGAGATAACTCCACTGCTCCGGCAGGAAAACACAAG ATAATTGCATATCCAGACTCTCAAAAGAAAATGTGCGATGGTGGCAATGTTGTCGAACCCATTTTTGATGTAAATACGATGCCAGTTACTTGCTCTATCTCATCAATCGGCAAACAAG ATAATCAGAACAGAGCCATCAACCTTAACAATGCAGAGAGCCTGATGGATGTAGATCATGCAAATAGTATTGATCTGAACTCAGGTACAGTGGATCTTGTTTCACATGCATCACGTAGTGCACAAAAAAGAAATGTGGACATGGCAGACTGGATTGACGGAGCCAATGGATCAGTGGACAAGAAAATTAAATTGGATAATGTATCGTCCACTGTGGAGTCTAGTTTAAGTGGGAAGATCAGAGATGGAAGGTTGTCATCCAAGGTACACCCTCTAGCAGCTTTACCTGTTCATGATTGCACAGACAATAAGACCATGCCAGGAATCTCGAAGAGTAATGGAAAGTGCACATTTCCACTAGATCTAAATGTGGTGGATGATGCAGATATAGACATGGAGGATGATGCAGCGACTGGAAATAGCATAACCGTCCTGTCTGAAGATTTACCTGAACAGAACACACAAGATCTTAAGCCAGCACTGGGGGACAACATATCTTCTAGAAAGCCCATGGttgaagaaaagttgaataaaggAGATACACCGCCTACTGATATGTCAGGCgcgctctccctctcccttgctttTCCAGTATCAAAGGAACAATAG
- the LOC123113099 gene encoding uncharacterized protein isoform X2 gives MKLRGSRVKQADSGSPGTFSAPVRKKRGTRAPPSSRCLRGKKDDNVMSSDDAITEEGHAASPSSRKAKEQDHGEIAVGSSADPTGQSISVNEARENSRALKNTSNVQTTAVKKTTAEDKTSRAIMDDVFNAETDSTSSDDESTEEVEDVKVCDICGDVGDEVKLAVCNRCNDGAEHTYCMRVMMEKVPDGDWFCEECQTEVEFEKEKLEKPQVKLVTSKEESVQGKISKPFNDANSRSPCENEVEDETVGRKERNEANQGIDMVEDAKIPPVAKQNIPEPGGLSMESYSRKGIPLLCESSFRLDMEKGKQPTPQVPTLLGSNASKNQAPPLTGQLSKSTSFNNSKVPKVKQLVNEVPQKTKTLKDQLSCSMRKEGPTSFSTKSASFKKPKTCEPANKAKSSIIPPSEELSVMNLPVSRNVSNDRGTSILGCPSITGPLAFPVQSKAESAAQRLTTGNNMYGTSNSGHFTQFCGVDKLGLSAMKPLSERNLKDASAKKNKTSEATEKATSRSADQSDRILKCGPYHDTVYRPKDTSSGRSVPSSSTISSDLMDKSSRCFSPVDNTIVSTVPELDYIWQGDFELWRTGRSPELCDGFQAHLSCSASPKVLEVAKKFPSRVQLEELPRRNSWPTQFQQNGPTYENIGVFFFARDAQSYEHHYSKLVQNMLINDLALRGNIETAELIIFPSNILSKNSQRWNMFYFLWGVFKVKRGDHWNLPLDVPISKCEPNLNEDPMTVDPHTSVLSSSRSSSEDQNNGTDPACYLVKPATSADHQCLQTSEANRQGCSNGDNSTAPAGKHKIIAYPDSQKKMCDGGNVVEPIFDVNTMPVTCSISSIGKQDNQNRAINLNNAESLMDVDHANSIDLNSGTVDLVSHASRSAQKRNVDMADWIDGANGSVDKKIKLDNVSSTVESSLSGKIRDGRLSSKVHPLAALPVHDCTDNKTMPGISKSNGKCTFPLDLNVVDDADIDMEDDAATGNSITVLSEDLPEQNTQDLKPALGDNISSRKPMVEEKLNKGDTPPTDMSGALSLSLAFPVSKEQ, from the exons ATGAAGTTAAGAGGATCGAGAGTAAAGCAGGCCGACTCTGGTTCACCAG GGACCTTCAGTGCGCCTGTTAGGAAGAAAAGAGGGACAAGAGCACCTCCATCTTCTAGATGTTTACGTGGTAAAAAGGATGATAATGTCATGAGCAGTGACGACGCTATTACAGAAGAAGGCCATGCTG CCTCTCCTTCAAGCAGGAAGGCAAAAGAACAAGATCACGGAGAGATAGCTGTTGGAAGCTCAGCTG ATCCCACAGGCCAGAGTATCTCTGTAAACGAAGCACGTGAaaactcgagggcattgaaaaatACTTCTAATGTGCAAACAACTGCTGTTAAGAAGACTACTGCTGAGGATAAAACTTCTCGAGCAATCATGGATGAT GTTTTTAATGCAGAAACGGATTCCACGTCTTCAGATGATGAGAGTACCGAAGAAGTTGAGGAT GTGAAAGTTTGTGACATATGTGGAGATGTTggtgatgaggtgaagcttgctgtTTGCAATAGATGCAACGATGGTGCTGAGCATAC TTATTGTATGCGGGTAATGATGGAAAAGGTTCCGGATGGTGATTGGTTTTGTGAAGAGTGCCAAACTGAAGTAGAATTTGAAAAGGAGAAGTTAGAAAAACCTCAGGTGAAGCTTGTCACTTCAAAGGAAGAATCTGTTCAAGGGAAAATTAGTAAACCTTTCAATGATGCAAACAGCAGAAGTCCTTGTGAGAATGAAGTGGAGGATGAAACTGTTGGCAGAAAAGAACGGAATGAAGCAAATCAAGGCATTGATATGGTTGAAGATGCAAAGATTCCGCCTGTGGCTAAACAAAATATTCCTGAACCTGGTGGTTTATCAATGGAGTCTTACTCCAGAAAAGGAATACCTCTGCTATGCGAGAGCTCATTCAGGTTGGATATGGAGAAAGGAAAGCAACCTACTCCCCAAGTGCCAACCTTACTGGGGTCTAATGCTAGCAAGAATCAGGCACCACCACTTACTG GTCAACTCTCCAAGTCCACTTCTTTCAACAACTCTAAGGTGCCCAAGGTGAAGCAACTAGTGAATGAAGTTCCTCAGAAGACCAAAACTTTGAAAGATCAGTTGTCCTGTAGTATGAGAAAAGAGGGGCCAACGAGCTTTTCAACCAAGTCAGCATCATTCAAAAAGCCCAAAACTTGTGAGCCAGCAAATAAGGCAAAGTCTTCCATCATACCACCTTCTGAGGAGCTAAGTGTGATGAATTTACCAGTGAGCCGAAATGTAAGTAATGATAGAGGCACTTCTATATTAGGATGCCCCTCAATTACTGGACCACTGGCTTTTCCAGTTCAATCAAAAGCCGAATCTGCAGCTCAGCGCCTCACTACAGGAAATAACATGTATGGCACTAGCAATTCAGGCCATTTTACCCAATTTTGTGGTGTTGATAAATTAGGTTTGTCTGCAATGAAACCTCTGAGTGAGCGAAACTTGAAGGATGCCTCTGCCAAAAAGAATAAAACGTCTGAAGCTACTGAGAAAGCTACTTCCAGATCAGCAGATCAATCTGATCGCATCCTCAAATGTGGTCCTTATCATGACACAGTATACAGGCCTAAAGATACGTCATCTGGAAGATCTGTTCCCAGCAGTTCTACCATATCAAGTGATCTGATGGACAAATCGAGTCGATGCTTTTCACCTGTTGATAACACAATAGTTTCAACCGTTCCAGAGTTGGATTATATTTGGCA GGGTGATTTTGAGCTGTGGAGGACTGGACGATCACCTGAGCTATGTGATGGTTTTCAAGCTCACTTATCATGTTCTGCTTCACCAAAAGTGCTGGAAGTAGCAAAGAAATTCCCTTCCAGAGTCCAGCTTGAAGAACTACCCCGTCGAAACTCATGGCCCACGCAGTTTCAACAAAATGGGCCCACATATGAGAATattggtgttttcttctttgcTAGAGATGCTCAGAG CTATGAACATCATTACAGTAAATTGGTTCAGAATATGCTAATCAATGATTTGGCACTCAGAGGAAATATCGAAACAGCCGAATTAATTATATTCCCTTCTAACATCCTATCAAAGAACTCTCAAA GGTGGAACATGTTTTATTTTCTATGGGGTGTATTTAAAGTGAAAAGAGGAGATCACTGGAACCTTCCACTTGATGTACCAATAAGTAAATGTGAACCTAATTTGAACGAGGATCCCATGACCGTGGATCCGCATACCTCTGTTTTGTCATCAAGCCGTTCATCGTCTGAAGACCAAAATAATGGCACTGATCCAGCCTGCTATTTGGTTAAGCCAGCTACTTCTGCAGACCATCAATGTCTGCAAACTTCGGAAGCTAATCGTCAGGGATGTTCAAATGGAGATAACTCCACTGCTCCGGCAGGAAAACACAAG ATAATTGCATATCCAGACTCTCAAAAGAAAATGTGCGATGGTGGCAATGTTGTCGAACCCATTTTTGATGTAAATACGATGCCAGTTACTTGCTCTATCTCATCAATCGGCAAACAAG ATAATCAGAACAGAGCCATCAACCTTAACAATGCAGAGAGCCTGATGGATGTAGATCATGCAAATAGTATTGATCTGAACTCAGGTACAGTGGATCTTGTTTCACATGCATCACGTAGTGCACAAAAAAGAAATGTGGACATGGCAGACTGGATTGACGGAGCCAATGGATCAGTGGACAAGAAAATTAAATTGGATAATGTATCGTCCACTGTGGAGTCTAGTTTAAGTGGGAAGATCAGAGATGGAAGGTTGTCATCCAAGGTACACCCTCTAGCAGCTTTACCTGTTCATGATTGCACAGACAATAAGACCATGCCAGGAATCTCGAAGAGTAATGGAAAGTGCACATTTCCACTAGATCTAAATGTGGTGGATGATGCAGATATAGACATGGAGGATGATGCAGCGACTGGAAATAGCATAACCGTCCTGTCTGAAGATTTACCTGAACAGAACACACAAGATCTTAAGCCAGCACTGGGGGACAACATATCTTCTAGAAAGCCCATGGttgaagaaaagttgaataaaggAGATACACCGCCTACTGATATGTCAGGCgcgctctccctctcccttgctttTCCAGTATCAAAGGAACAATAG